One genomic window of Medicago truncatula cultivar Jemalong A17 chromosome 1, MtrunA17r5.0-ANR, whole genome shotgun sequence includes the following:
- the LOC120578208 gene encoding secreted RxLR effector protein 161-like: MRDIPYASAIGSIMYAMICTRPDVSYALSATSRYQSNPGNDHWIAVKNILKYLRRTKDTFLVYGGQEELSVNGYTDASFQTDHDDFRSQPGYVFCLNGGAVSWKSSKQETVADSTTEAEYIAASNAAKEAVWIKKFISDLGIVPSIVDPIELLCDNNGAIAQAKEPRSHQKSKHIQRRYHLIREIIERGDVKICKVPTLDNVADPLTKALAQQKHDGHTRSMGIRFMPNWL; the protein is encoded by the coding sequence ATGCGTGATATCCCATATGCTTCAGCAATTGGTTCTATCATGTATGCTATGATATGTACTCGACCAGATGTCTCGTATGCTTTAAGTGCTACGAGCAGATACCAGTCTAATCCTGGCAACGATCATTGGATTGCTGTCAAGAATATCCTTAAGTACTTGAGAAGAACTAAGGATACCTTCTTGGTCTATGGAGGTCAAGAAGAGCTCTCTGTAAATGGTTACACTGATGCTAGTTTTCAGACCGATCATGATGACTTTAGATCGCAACCTGGATATGTGTTTTGCTTAAATGGCGGTGCTGTGAGCTGGAAAAGTTCAAAGCAAGAAACAGTCGCTGATTCTACAACTGAAGCCGAGTATATTGCTGCATCCAATGCCGCAAAAGAAGCTGTTTGGATTAAGAAATTCATTTCTGATCTTGGAATAGTTCCGAGTATTGTGGATCCCATTGAATTACTATGTGATAACAATGGTGCAATCGCACAAGCCAAAGAACCTAGATCTCACCAGAAATCCAAACACATACAAAGGCGTTATCATCTTATTCGAGAGATTATCGAAAGAGGAGATGTTAAAATATGCAAAGTACCAACATTGGACAATGTCGCTGATCCACTTACTAAAGCTCTTGCCCAGCAGAAGCATGATGGTCATACTAGATCTATGGGTATTAGGTTTATGCCTAATTGGCTCTAG
- the LOC120578210 gene encoding secreted RxLR effector protein 161-like has product MRDIPYASAIGSIMYAMICTRPDVSYALSATSRYQSNPGNDHWIAVKNILKYLRRTKDTFLVYGGQEELSVNGYTDASFQTDHDDFRSQSGYVFCLNGGAVSWKSSKQETVADSTTEAEYIAASNAAKEAVWIKKFISDLGIVPSIVDPIELLCDNNGAIAQAKEPRSHQKSKHIQRRYHLIREIIERGDVKICKVPTLDNVADPLTKALAQQKHDGHTRSMGIRFMPNWL; this is encoded by the coding sequence ATGCGTGATATCCCATATGCTTCAGCAATTGGTTCTATCATGTATGCTATGATATGTACTCGACCAGATGTCTCGTATGCTTTAAGTGCTACGAGCAGATACCAGTCTAATCCTGGCAACGATCATTGGATTGCTGTCAAGAATATCCTTAAGTACTTGAGAAGAACTAAGGATACCTTCTTGGTCTATGGAGGTCAAGAAGAGCTCTCTGTAAATGGTTACACTGATGCTAGTTTTCAGACCGATCATGATGACTTTAGATCGCAATCTGGATATGTGTTTTGCTTAAATGGCGGTGCTGTGAGCTGGAAAAGTTCAAAGCAAGAAACAGTCGCTGATTCTACAACTGAAGCCGAGTATATTGCTGCATCCAATGCCGCAAAAGAAGCTGTTTGGATTAAGAAATTCATTTCTGATCTTGGAATAGTTCCGAGTATTGTGGATCCCATTGAATTACTATGTGATAACAATGGTGCAATCGCACAAGCCAAAGAACCTAGATCTCACCAGAAATCCAAACACATACAAAGGCGTTATCATCTTATTCGAGAGATTATCGAAAGAGGAGATGTTAAAATATGCAAAGTACCAACATTGGACAATGTCGCTGATCCACTTACTAAAGCTCTTGCCCAGCAGAAGCATGATGGTCATACTAGATCTATGGGTATTAGGTTTATGCCTAATTGGCTCTAG
- the LOC25483498 gene encoding uncharacterized protein, giving the protein MGNQSSAYSNTEDDEKASNAISNEPKYVDYAPIQRKHSTKVEKLEQHAYSNNPQVNDETFTNFIQRAKYKIRSMTNIGHHVENRNPAASDVVNTNVDSKSKENESDQFSHFIHNTKKKLRTVTTIRKNKTFKKGNNSGH; this is encoded by the coding sequence GCATATTCAAATACAGAAGATGATGAGAAAGCATCAAATGCTATTTCAAATGAACCAAAGTATGTTGATTATGCTCCAATTCAGAGGAAACATTCAACAAAGGTAGAGAAGTTAGAGCAACATGCATATAGCAACAATCCACAAGTTAATGATGAAACTTTCACCAATTTCATTCAACGTGCAAAGTACAAAATTCGAAGCATGACCAACATTGGACATCATGTAGAGAATCGCAACCCTGCTGCATCAGATGTGGTTAATACTAATGTCGACAGTAAAAGTAAGGAAAATGAAAGTGACCAGTTTTctcattttattcataatacTAAGAAAAAACTAAGGACAGTAACAACTATAAGGAAGAATAAAACTTTCAAAAAGGGAAATAACAGTGGACATTGA